From a single Nicotiana tomentosiformis chromosome 2, ASM39032v3, whole genome shotgun sequence genomic region:
- the LOC138905010 gene encoding uncharacterized protein, with amino-acid sequence MEMLKQIQVNIPLIDALREMPGYAKMMKDLMSHKFDFQNLSTVTLTQTCSAVVTRPIAEKLSDPGSFTIPCTIDSYAFTKVLCDLGASINLMPLAIYKRLVIGRARPTSMLLQLDDRTVKRPSGILDDVLVWVGKFVFPADFVILDCRVDKEIPIILGRPFLATGIALIDCETGELKIRLNEEEITFNVQISMRRPSEFAKCSLIKAVDVILKEEDETLNAKDPLAVCLMNLDEANREDLTEWVLALEGQGLCKRELEFEPLHLEERKTPPAKPSIEEPSKLELKPLPPHLRYAFLGPNSTLPVIISFGLLDVQKEQLLQVLIECKTAIGWTTTDIKGIILAFCIHKILLEDGHKPFREHQRRLNPNMKEVVKKEVINWVAFEKLEKRLVTTPILVAPDWGQPFKTMCDASDYAAGAVLGQRKDKVMHLIYYASRTLSGAQLNYTVTKKEMLAVVFAFYKFRSYLIGSKGTENQVADHLSRLEGAEKKVEVEEIVETFPDEQILATNLNVIPWYAYIANYLACHASPYGGHIRGVRTMAKVLESEDGKRGEATSSKGEGLRAVAAIAATHPQPQGQREFGIKSIPPHVKDWYKRCRPKHIHSEAVIHERRLKAKYHAIWRGINELGLSYVFQNSGEINVNLVRELYVGFDPEDPE; translated from the exons atggagatgttAAAACAAATCCAGGTGAACATTCCACTGATTGACGCTTTGCGGGAGATGCCTGGATATGCCAAAATGATGAAAGATTTAATGTCTCACAAATTTGACTTCCAAAACCTGTCTACTGTTACATTGACCCAGACTTGTAGTGCAGTTGTGACaagacccatagctgagaagttatcagacccagggagtttcacaatcccatgcacgaTAGACAGCTATGCTTTTACTAAAGTattgtgtgatttgggggcaagcataaacttgatgcccttggctatctacaaaaggttagtcattggaagagcaagacccacatccatgcTATTACAACTAGACGACCGGACAGTGAAGAGGCCATCaggtatccttgatgatgtattagtatgggttgggaagtttgtgttcccagcagattttgtcattctggactgcCGGGTTGAcaaggagattcccataattttgggaagaccattcttggccactgggaTAGCTttaattgattgtgaaactggagAGCTAAAAATAAGACTAAATGAAGAAGAGATAACATTCAATGTGCAAATATCTATGCGGCGACCAAGTGAATTTGCTAAGTGCTCTCTAATAAAAGCCGTGGATGTAATTTTGAAGGAGGAAGATGAGACCTTGAACGCTAAAGACCCTTTAGCAGTCTGTCTCATGAACTTAGATGAAGCAAATAGAGAGGATTTGACGGAGTGGGTATtggctcttgaaggccaagggCTTTgtaaaagagagctcgaatttgagcctttgcactTAGAAGAAAGGAAAActcctccagctaagccatcgatAGAAGAGCCATCAAAGTTGGAACTGAAGCCACTACCGCCTCatctcaggtatgctttcttgggacctaactcaactttacctgttattatctcatttggtttgttagatgtgcagaaagaacaacttttgcaggtatTGATTGAGTGTAAAactgcaattggttggaccaCTACAGACATTAAGGGTATCATCCTGGCCTTCTGTATTcataagattctactggaagatggccacaaacctttcagagaacatcaaagaaggctgaaccccaacatgaagGAAGTTGTGAAAAAGGAGGTGATAAATTG GGTAGCTTTTGAGAAATTGGAGAAGAGGCTGGTGACAACACCTATCCTAGTTGCACCCGACTGGGGGCAACCATTTAAGACGATGTGTGATGCGAGCGACTATGCTGCGGGAGCAGTTCTTGGGCAGCGAAAAGATAAAGTCATGCATCTAATATACTACGCAAGTAGAACTTTAAGTGGTGCCCAACTAAATTACACAGTGACCAAGAAGGAGATGCTAGCAGTGGTATTCGCATTCTacaaattcaggtcatacctaataggctcgaag GGGACGGAGaaccaagtggctgatcacttatcTAGGCTGGAAGGAGCCGAGAAGAAGGTTGAGGTGGAAGAGATTGTGGAGACTTTCCCGGATGAACAAATCTTAGCGACGAACCTCAATGTTATACCATGGTATGCATATATTGCAAATTACCTG GCATGTCATGCTTCACCGTATGGAGGACATATTAGGGGCGTAAGGACAATGGCTAAAGTGTTGGAGTCAG AAGATGGGAAAAGGGGGGAAGCTACTTCCAGTAAAGGTGAAGGACTGAGAGCAGTTGCAGCTATTGCAGCCACCCATCCACAGCCTCAGGGCCAACGGGAATTTGGAATCAAAAGCATACCCCCACATGTTAAGGATTGGTACAAGCGTTGTAGGCCAAAACACATACATTCGGAAGCTGTTATTCATGAGCGTCGCTTGAAAGCCAAGTACCATGCTATTTGGAGAGGCATCAATGAGTTGGGGTTGAGCTATGTGTTCCAAAACTCTGGAGAGATCAACGTCAATCTTGTGAGGGAATTGTATGTTGGGTTTGATCCAGAGGATCCTGAATAG